A single window of Sphingobium sp. SCG-1 DNA harbors:
- a CDS encoding aspartate aminotransferase family protein, whose translation MSITPLMPVYPRCDVRPVRGEGCYLIGERGERYLDFASGIAVNLLGHAHPVLTKAVADQAATLMHVSNLYGSPQGEAFAQRLVDTTFADTVFFTNSGAEAVECAIKTARRYHYANGNPHKHKIISFDNAFHGRTLGTISATSQPKMRDGFEPLLPGFDVVPFNDLEAAKARIDDSTAGFLLEPIQGEGGVTAATPEFLTGLRALCDEHGLLLILDEVQCGYGRTGTFFTHEQYGLTPDIMAVAKGIGGGFPLGACLATEEAAKGMVAGTHGSTYGGNPLAMAAGSAVMDVVMEPGFLEQVQAMGNRLRSALEQMIPNHDTLFDSVRGVGLMLGLKLKDTAEARSFVAHLRDNHGLLTVSAGQNVIRILPPLVIEESHISECVERLSAGARSFKVPQAA comes from the coding sequence ATGTCGATTACGCCGCTCATGCCCGTTTACCCCCGGTGCGATGTACGGCCGGTCCGAGGGGAAGGATGCTACCTCATCGGCGAACGCGGCGAGCGCTATCTGGATTTCGCGAGCGGCATTGCTGTCAATCTGCTGGGTCATGCCCATCCCGTCCTGACCAAGGCGGTCGCCGATCAGGCTGCGACACTGATGCATGTGTCGAACCTTTATGGCAGTCCGCAGGGTGAGGCTTTCGCGCAGCGGCTGGTCGATACGACGTTTGCGGACACGGTGTTCTTCACCAACTCGGGCGCGGAAGCGGTTGAGTGCGCGATCAAGACTGCGCGCCGCTATCACTATGCCAACGGCAATCCGCACAAGCACAAGATCATCAGCTTCGACAATGCCTTCCACGGGCGGACGCTGGGCACGATCAGCGCGACCAGCCAGCCCAAGATGCGCGACGGGTTCGAACCATTGTTGCCCGGTTTCGACGTGGTGCCGTTCAACGATCTGGAGGCAGCCAAGGCGCGGATCGACGACAGCACTGCCGGTTTCCTGCTGGAGCCGATCCAGGGCGAGGGCGGTGTCACTGCCGCTACCCCTGAGTTCCTGACCGGCCTGCGCGCGCTGTGCGATGAGCATGGCTTGCTGCTGATCCTCGACGAGGTGCAGTGCGGTTATGGCCGCACCGGCACCTTCTTCACGCATGAGCAATATGGCCTGACGCCCGACATCATGGCGGTCGCTAAGGGCATCGGCGGCGGCTTCCCGCTCGGCGCATGCCTTGCCACCGAAGAGGCGGCGAAGGGCATGGTGGCCGGTACGCACGGATCTACCTATGGCGGCAATCCGCTGGCGATGGCGGCGGGCAGCGCGGTGATGGACGTGGTTATGGAGCCGGGTTTCCTTGAGCAGGTGCAAGCCATGGGCAACCGCCTGCGCTCGGCTCTGGAGCAGATGATCCCGAACCACGACACGCTGTTCGACAGCGTGCGCGGCGTGGGGTTGATGCTGGGCCTGAAGCTCAAAGACACAGCGGAAGCGCGCAGCTTCGTCGCCCATCTGCGCGACAATCACGGGCTGCTGACGGTGTCCGCAGGGCAGAACGTAATCCGTATCCTGCCGCCGCTGGTGATCGAGGAAAGCCACATCAGCGAATGTGTCGAACGCCTGTCCGCAGGTGCACGGAGCTTCAAGGTGCCGCAAGCGGCCTAA
- the argF gene encoding ornithine carbamoyltransferase: MTRHFLNLSDAGGDAVAAMINDAIDRKAARIGWPKGKVDADAPLAGYTLAMIFEKNSTRTRVSFDMAVRQLGGTSIVLDGGSTQLGRGESVADTARVLSRMCDAIMIRTDDHAKIEEMAHHATVPVINGLTDMSHPCQIMADLLTVIEHGVALPGSEWAWLGDGNNVLHSIIEAAGLMKFNVRIGVPQGYEPDPRFAEEATGRGAKISLSRDANEVARGADIIVTDTWISMGQEHAHNKLAAMMPYQVDAALMAQAKPNAKFLHCLPAHRGEEVTDEVIDGPQSLIWDEAENRLHAQKSVLLWALGKL; the protein is encoded by the coding sequence ATGACCAGACATTTCCTGAACCTGTCCGATGCGGGCGGCGACGCCGTTGCCGCGATGATTAACGACGCGATCGACCGGAAGGCTGCGCGCATAGGCTGGCCGAAGGGCAAGGTCGATGCCGACGCACCGCTCGCCGGGTACACCCTGGCGATGATATTCGAGAAAAACTCTACCCGGACGCGCGTGTCCTTCGACATGGCGGTTCGTCAGCTTGGCGGCACGAGCATCGTCTTGGACGGCGGATCGACCCAGTTGGGACGCGGTGAATCAGTCGCCGATACGGCGCGCGTCCTCTCGCGGATGTGCGACGCGATCATGATCCGCACCGACGATCATGCCAAGATCGAGGAAATGGCGCATCATGCTACCGTTCCCGTCATCAACGGCCTCACCGATATGTCGCATCCCTGCCAGATCATGGCGGACCTGCTGACGGTGATCGAGCATGGCGTGGCGTTGCCGGGCAGCGAATGGGCGTGGCTGGGCGATGGCAATAACGTGCTGCACTCGATTATCGAAGCGGCGGGCCTGATGAAGTTCAACGTGCGCATCGGCGTGCCGCAGGGCTATGAACCCGACCCGCGCTTCGCCGAGGAAGCGACAGGGCGGGGTGCAAAAATCAGCCTGTCGCGCGATGCCAATGAAGTCGCGCGCGGGGCAGATATCATCGTCACCGACACCTGGATATCGATGGGGCAGGAGCATGCCCACAACAAGCTCGCCGCGATGATGCCCTATCAGGTCGATGCCGCGCTGATGGCGCAGGCGAAGCCGAACGCGAAGTTCCTGCACTGCCTGCCCGCCCATCGCGGCGAGGAAGTGACCGATGAGGTGATCGACGGGCCGCAATCGCTGATCTGGGACGAGGCGGAGAACCGTCTGCACGCGCAGAAGTCCGTGCTGCTCTGGGCGCTTGGAAAGCTGTAG
- a CDS encoding Hsp33 family molecular chaperone HslO encodes MPTSIDLDQAIGFSIPSRHVRGRLVRLGPVLDEVLAAHAYPPPIERLLAQALVIAALLGSTLKHVDGQLTLQAQTEAGVVSLLVADYQAGAVRGYVQFDADRLAELGTDPTLFGLFGKGYLAITFDQAAPAENGGASRYQGIVPLEGESLGKAAEHYFSQSEQIPSFVQIGTRHDANGKCLAAGVLLQHMPEGEVGRERLHVRHNHPEWEHVQALAETLKDEELTDDSLPLSDIVWRLFHEEEEVRVTDPAKIAKGCRCNFEHIRDVISRFPASERADMADEEGQINVDCAFCSRIFPIALVSFAN; translated from the coding sequence TTGCCTACTTCCATCGATCTCGACCAGGCCATCGGCTTCAGCATACCATCGCGCCATGTCCGGGGCCGCCTCGTGCGGCTGGGGCCGGTGCTGGACGAAGTGCTGGCCGCGCATGCCTATCCGCCACCGATCGAGCGGCTGCTGGCGCAGGCGCTGGTCATTGCGGCGTTGCTCGGGTCGACGTTGAAGCATGTCGACGGGCAATTGACCCTTCAGGCGCAGACAGAGGCGGGCGTCGTCAGCTTGCTGGTAGCCGACTATCAGGCCGGGGCCGTGCGCGGCTATGTGCAGTTCGATGCGGACCGGCTGGCCGAGCTTGGCACCGATCCCACGCTGTTCGGGCTGTTCGGCAAGGGTTATCTTGCGATCACCTTCGATCAGGCCGCACCTGCGGAAAATGGCGGCGCGTCGCGCTATCAGGGTATCGTCCCGCTGGAGGGCGAGTCGCTCGGCAAGGCGGCGGAGCATTATTTCTCGCAATCCGAACAGATCCCGAGCTTCGTGCAGATCGGCACGCGGCACGATGCGAACGGCAAATGCCTCGCCGCAGGAGTGCTCCTGCAGCATATGCCGGAGGGGGAAGTGGGGCGCGAGCGCTTGCATGTCCGCCATAACCATCCCGAATGGGAGCATGTGCAGGCTTTGGCCGAAACGCTGAAGGACGAGGAACTGACAGACGACAGCCTGCCTTTGTCGGACATCGTGTGGCGCCTGTTCCACGAGGAAGAGGAAGTGCGCGTGACGGACCCGGCGAAGATCGCCAAGGGATGCCGATGCAATTTCGAGCATATCCGCGACGTGATCTCCCGCTTTCCGGCAAGCGAGCGCGCGGACATGGCGGACGAAGAGGGGCAGATCAACGTCGATTGCGCTTTCTGTTCGCGGATATTCCCGATCGCACTGGTCAGCTTCGCTAACTAA